DNA sequence from the Alphaproteobacteria bacterium genome:
GCCGCATCTCATCGCGAAACTTCCACTGAATTTGATATAAATTCTTAGGAAGATCGCGGTAACTTTTAATATTATTGCGAAATATATCCGTTATAACCTCCTCATGTGTTGGCCCAAACAACATCTCACGTTCGTGCCGGTCGGTGATGCGCAGCATCTCCCGTCCATAATCGTCATAACGACCGCTCTCGCGCCACAGGTCCGCCGGCTGTATTACCGGCATGAGTAGCTCCTGGCAGCCCGCTGCGTCCATCTCCTCGCGCACGATCTGCTCGATCCGACGCAACACGCGGTGGCCAAACGGCAGCCAGCTGTAAATACCAGCGCTCGACTGCCGGATCATGCCCGCACGTAGCATCAGCCGATGCGAGAGTATCTGCGCCTCGCTCGGATTTTCCTTGAGCGTGGGAAGAAAATATTCGGAAAGTCGCAAGGCTAACCTAAGGAAAGAGTGGGGAAACAGGAAAATCCAATGTAGGGGCGCTTGCCCCTCATGGCAATGACTGCTGCAACTTGGCTCAAGCACCGACAAGGACGTGCTGGACCTTGCCAGACAGCCGTTTCTCACCGAATTTAGGAAACGGTGTTGCGCAGCGTCACCAGGCCGGCGGCGCTCTCGACATTGGGTGACAGCGCCAACAGCTTTGGTGGTAAATTCACGTAGTGAGACAAGGGAGTGGACTTGACCATCACCGCCTTCTGGGCAGCTATCGCATTCGAGCCAAGAAACAAGGCTGCAACTGCACGTATGGAAAATCTTTGAAAGACTTTATTCATGACGGGTCGGCGCCTTCGTATTATTATCGTGCCAACTGGGCGAGAGGGCGTACTCTGGGATGGAGAAATCTAAGTTCAGAAAGGACAACAAAAGCAAACGATCGCGACCCATTCAAAAAAATAATGTGTGACGCGACTTCATCATGAAGTAGATGACTAAATATTTTGCAGAGTCACGTACCTTGCTTTTTTTGCGCTTAGCGTGACGTCTTTGGGTCGGGTGCCAGCCACTCGCGCAAGGACAGCCAGCCAGCTTCGGCTGCCAGATATACCGCGGCCACAATCACCGCCGTGATGCCGGTGGTGACCAGCACCTTTGTGAGCATACGGGCCTGCATCGGCGCCCCGGCGTCATTGCCCGGCTCCGGGCTCTTGTCGCGATGCACGCCGAACGGCAAGGTGGTGAACAGCACCAGCCACCAGGTAATCACAAAAAAGACGATGAGCCCTGAGATGCTCATAGTATCTCAGACCTGCTCGATCTCGACCAAAGTGCCGCAGAAGTCCTTCGGATGCAGGAAAAGCACCGGCTTGCCATGGGCGCCGATGCGCGGCTTGCCATCGCCCAGAACGCGCAGGCCCTGCGCCTGCAATTGCGCGCTCGCAGCTTTGATATCCTCCACTTCGTAACAGATGTGATGCACGCCACCGGCGGCATTGCGCTGAAGGAAGGCCGCGGCAGGCGAGCGTCCGTCGAGCGGGTGTAGCAGTTCGATTTTGGTGTTCGGCAAGGTG
Encoded proteins:
- the mce gene encoding methylmalonyl-CoA epimerase, with product MIGRLNHVAIAVPDLAAAAAIYADTLGAEVSAPVDLPEHGVSTVFVTLPNTKIELLHPLDGRSPAAAFLQRNAAGGVHHICYEVEDIKAASAQLQAQGLRVLGDGKPRIGAHGKPVLFLHPKDFCGTLVEIEQV
- a CDS encoding DUF1467 family protein, yielding MSISGLIVFFVITWWLVLFTTLPFGVHRDKSPEPGNDAGAPMQARMLTKVLVTTGITAVIVAAVYLAAEAGWLSLREWLAPDPKTSR